A stretch of the Sorangium aterium genome encodes the following:
- a CDS encoding S-adenosylmethionine decarboxylase family protein, translating to MQLFIALALFEGCPFDFLNSPAALRGALEAAVAAGSFTLLEMAVVPFSPQGITACAVVGESHVALHSWPESGRLFVDVASCSTLESVRRAVAAIGSALPEGRLAILDERVVDPAGARAP from the coding sequence ATGCAGCTGTTCATCGCGCTCGCCCTCTTCGAGGGCTGCCCCTTCGATTTCCTGAACAGCCCGGCCGCGCTGCGCGGCGCGCTGGAGGCGGCCGTCGCCGCGGGATCGTTCACGCTGCTCGAGATGGCGGTCGTCCCGTTCTCTCCGCAAGGGATCACCGCGTGCGCCGTCGTCGGCGAGTCGCACGTAGCGCTGCACTCCTGGCCCGAGTCGGGGCGGCTCTTCGTCGACGTCGCCTCGTGCAGCACGCTGGAGAGCGTCCGCCGCGCCGTCGCCGCCATCGGGAGCGCGCTGCCCGAGGGGCGGCTCGCGATCCTCGACGAGCGGGTCGTCGACCCCGCCGGCGCGCGGGCGCCCTGA
- a CDS encoding peptide MFS transporter gives MSVQAIEPALPVTAFERRFKHPPGLVILFFAEMWERFSYYGMRGLLKLYMANYLFVTAREAYQGCRQHAQPCDLVAGDPTTVFAWQFIKGLLPSAPNEQASMLYGLYTGLVYLTPFFGGILADKVWGQRRTVVIGGVLMAAGHFVMALENSFFIALLLLILGNGAFKPNISTQVGSLYPAGDPRRDGAFTIFYMGINLGAFICNFVCGTLAAVYGWHYGFAAAGVGMCLGLVVYLAGQKYLAKDNLMKTAEGAGEQKQPLSSDEWKRVGALVALCALNIVFWAVYEQQGNTMQTWADEKTVWPSVLGFQIPSTWFQSVNPLCIILFAPLLDVFWRWQAKRGSEPTSVSKMAIGCTILGLSFIVMILGAQAVGDGKGSLFWPVFCTLLLTIGELYLSPIGLSLVTKVSPVRIVSMMMGMWFVSSFLGNTLSGYIGIFYTRWSKDMFFLMLTVLGVGAGAAMFAFNKPLRRVLGHH, from the coding sequence TTGAGCGTGCAAGCAATCGAGCCGGCCCTGCCCGTCACCGCTTTCGAGAGGCGCTTCAAGCACCCGCCGGGGCTCGTGATCCTCTTCTTCGCGGAGATGTGGGAGCGCTTTTCCTATTACGGCATGCGCGGCCTCCTCAAGCTGTATATGGCGAACTACCTGTTCGTCACCGCGCGAGAGGCCTACCAGGGGTGCCGGCAGCACGCGCAGCCATGCGATCTCGTCGCTGGCGATCCGACGACGGTGTTTGCCTGGCAGTTCATCAAGGGCCTCCTCCCGAGCGCGCCCAACGAGCAGGCGTCCATGCTCTACGGGCTGTACACGGGCCTCGTGTACCTCACGCCGTTCTTCGGCGGCATCCTCGCCGACAAGGTGTGGGGGCAGCGCAGGACGGTGGTGATCGGCGGCGTCTTGATGGCCGCCGGGCACTTCGTGATGGCGCTCGAGAACTCGTTCTTCATCGCGCTGCTCCTGCTCATCCTCGGCAACGGCGCGTTCAAGCCCAACATCTCGACCCAGGTCGGAAGCCTGTACCCGGCGGGTGATCCGCGCCGCGACGGCGCCTTCACCATCTTCTACATGGGCATCAATCTCGGCGCCTTCATCTGCAACTTCGTGTGCGGCACCCTGGCCGCCGTCTACGGGTGGCACTACGGCTTCGCCGCCGCGGGCGTCGGGATGTGCCTTGGGCTCGTCGTCTACCTGGCGGGGCAGAAGTACCTCGCCAAGGACAACCTGATGAAGACGGCGGAGGGCGCCGGCGAGCAGAAGCAGCCGCTCTCCAGCGACGAGTGGAAGCGCGTCGGCGCGCTCGTGGCGCTCTGCGCCCTCAACATCGTCTTCTGGGCGGTCTACGAGCAGCAGGGCAACACGATGCAGACCTGGGCCGACGAGAAGACGGTGTGGCCGAGCGTCCTCGGCTTCCAGATCCCGTCGACGTGGTTCCAGTCGGTGAACCCGCTCTGCATCATCCTGTTCGCGCCGCTCCTCGACGTCTTCTGGCGCTGGCAGGCGAAGCGGGGCTCCGAGCCGACGAGCGTCTCGAAGATGGCGATCGGCTGCACCATCCTCGGGCTGTCGTTCATCGTGATGATCCTCGGCGCGCAGGCCGTCGGCGACGGCAAGGGCAGCCTGTTCTGGCCGGTCTTCTGCACGCTGCTGCTCACGATCGGCGAGCTCTACCTGTCGCCCATCGGCCTGTCGCTCGTGACCAAGGTCTCGCCGGTGCGGATCGTGTCGATGATGATGGGCATGTGGTTCGTCTCGAGCTTCCTCGGCAACACGCTGAGCGGCTACATCGGCATCTTCTACACGCGCTGGTCGAAGGACATGTTCTTCCTGATGCTCACCGTGCTCGGCGTGGGCGCGGGCGCCGCGATGTTCGCGTTCAACAAGCCGCTCCGCCGCGTGCTCGGCCACCACTGA